One genomic window of Streptomyces sp. NBC_01498 includes the following:
- a CDS encoding replication-associated recombination protein A, with amino-acid sequence MEPDLFTAAAEDRQEKDPSSSPLAVRMRPRVLDEVVGQSHLLKPGSPMRRLVEQAGRGNGPAGPSSVLLWGPPGTGKTTLAYVVSKATDARFVELSAITAGVKEVRAVIDGARRASGGYGKETVLFLDEIHRFSKAQQDSLLPAVENRWITLIAATTENPYFSVISPLLSRSLLLTLEPLTDDDLRALLRRALTEERGLGGAVTLPADSEAHLLRIAGGDARRALTALEAAAGAALSKGEKEISLGTVEETVDRAAVKYDREGDQHYDVASALIKSIRGSDVDAALHYLARMIEAGEDPRFIARRLMISASEDIGLADPTALPTAVAAAQAVAMIGFPEAALTLSQVTIALALAPKSNAAMLAISAALEDVKKGLAGPVPPHLRDGHYKGAAKLGHAQGYVYPHDVPGGIAAQPYAPEEVRGRRYYEPTRYGAEARYADVAEKVRERLRGDTAPPSSN; translated from the coding sequence GTGGAGCCCGACCTCTTTACCGCAGCCGCCGAAGACCGCCAGGAGAAGGACCCGTCCAGCAGCCCGCTGGCGGTCCGGATGCGCCCCCGCGTCCTGGACGAGGTGGTCGGCCAGAGCCATCTGCTCAAGCCCGGCTCCCCGATGCGGCGGCTGGTCGAGCAGGCCGGCCGGGGCAACGGACCGGCGGGGCCGTCGTCGGTGCTGCTCTGGGGGCCGCCCGGCACGGGCAAGACGACACTGGCCTATGTGGTCTCCAAGGCGACCGACGCGCGCTTCGTGGAGCTCTCCGCGATCACCGCGGGCGTGAAAGAGGTCCGCGCCGTCATCGACGGGGCCCGCCGTGCCTCGGGCGGCTACGGCAAGGAGACCGTCCTCTTCCTGGACGAGATCCACCGCTTCAGCAAGGCCCAGCAGGACTCCCTGCTGCCCGCCGTCGAGAACCGCTGGATCACCCTCATCGCGGCCACCACCGAGAATCCGTACTTCTCGGTCATCTCCCCGCTCCTCTCCCGCTCCCTGCTCCTCACGCTGGAGCCGCTCACCGACGACGACCTGCGCGCCCTGCTGCGGCGCGCGCTCACCGAGGAGCGCGGGCTCGGCGGGGCGGTGACCCTGCCCGCCGACTCCGAGGCGCACCTGCTGCGGATCGCCGGGGGAGACGCCCGCCGGGCCCTGACCGCGCTGGAGGCGGCGGCCGGAGCCGCGCTCTCCAAGGGCGAGAAGGAGATCAGCCTCGGCACGGTGGAGGAGACGGTCGACCGCGCGGCGGTGAAGTACGACCGCGAGGGCGACCAGCACTACGACGTGGCGAGCGCCCTCATCAAGTCGATCCGCGGCTCCGACGTCGACGCGGCCCTGCACTATCTGGCGCGGATGATCGAGGCGGGCGAGGACCCCCGGTTCATCGCCCGCCGGCTGATGATCTCGGCCAGCGAGGACATCGGCCTCGCCGACCCCACGGCTCTGCCCACCGCCGTCGCGGCGGCCCAGGCCGTGGCGATGATCGGTTTCCCGGAGGCGGCGCTCACCCTCAGCCAGGTCACCATCGCGCTCGCGCTGGCCCCCAAGTCCAACGCGGCGATGCTCGCGATCTCCGCCGCGCTGGAGGACGTGAAGAAGGGGCTGGCCGGTCCCGTACCGCCGCATCTGCGCGACGGCCACTACAAGGGTGCGGCCAAGCTCGGCCACGCGCAGGGGTACGTGTATCCGCACGACGTGCCGGGCGGGATCGCCGCCCAGCCGTACGCCCCCGAGGAGGTGCGGGGCCGGCGGTATTACGAACCGACCAGGTACGGCGCGGAGGCGCGCTACGCGGACGTGGCCGAGAAGGTCCGCGAGCGGCTGCGCGGCGACACCGCCCCGCCCTCCTCGAACTGA
- the rpsD gene encoding 30S ribosomal protein S4, with translation MPNQSRPKVKKSRALGIALTPKAVKYFEARPYPPGEHGRGRKQNSDYKVRLLEKQRLRAQYDISERQMARAYDRARKAGGKTGEALVVELERRLDALVLRSGIARTIYQARQMVVHGHIEVNGGKVDKPSFRVRPDDVVMVRERSREKVPFQVAREGGYDTDGETPRYLQVNLKALAFRLDRDPLRKEIPVICDEQLVVEYYAR, from the coding sequence GTGCCTAACCAGTCGCGTCCCAAGGTCAAGAAGTCTCGCGCGCTCGGTATCGCGCTGACGCCGAAGGCCGTGAAGTACTTCGAGGCCCGTCCCTACCCGCCGGGCGAGCACGGCCGCGGCCGCAAGCAGAACAGTGACTACAAGGTCCGTCTGCTGGAGAAGCAGCGTCTGCGCGCCCAGTACGACATCAGCGAGCGCCAGATGGCCCGCGCCTACGACCGCGCCCGCAAGGCCGGCGGCAAGACCGGCGAGGCCCTGGTCGTCGAGCTGGAGCGCCGTCTCGACGCCCTGGTCCTGCGTTCGGGCATCGCCCGCACCATCTACCAGGCCCGTCAGATGGTCGTCCACGGCCACATCGAGGTCAACGGCGGCAAGGTCGACAAGCCGTCGTTCCGCGTCCGTCCCGACGACGTCGTGATGGTCCGCGAGCGCAGCCGCGAGAAGGTCCCCTTCCAGGTCGCCCGTGAGGGTGGCTACGACACGGACGGCGAGACCCCGCGCTACCTCCAGGTCAACCTGAAGGCGCTGGCGTTCCGTCTGGACCGCGACCCGCTGCGCAAGGAAATCCCGGTCATCTGCGACGAGCAGCTCGTCGTCGAGTACTACGCCCGCTGA
- a CDS encoding DUF2470 domain-containing protein, giving the protein MPSAAERTRTLVQSTCSAMLLVPGLDALRPDQLMPDTRAVDADGDVLLTFAADSPVVRAATFAQADELPVVLEVTDVAPVSVPHRIRGRAWVSGWLTRVPGGADPGRRTLRLEVGEAYVDDLWGAEPVEADAFAAAVPDPLSEHETELVQHLHAAHSAEVGTLRSLLGGRTGGTAAVPVGIDRFGLRVRFTGVNCFDARFDFPEPVRDVTGLRRAMHALFAAAAGG; this is encoded by the coding sequence ATGCCGTCAGCAGCCGAGCGCACACGAACTCTCGTACAGAGTACATGCTCGGCAATGCTGCTCGTCCCGGGCCTGGACGCCCTGCGACCCGACCAGTTGATGCCCGACACGCGGGCCGTGGACGCCGACGGTGACGTACTGCTGACCTTCGCCGCGGACTCCCCCGTCGTACGGGCGGCGACGTTCGCGCAGGCCGACGAGCTGCCGGTGGTGCTGGAGGTCACGGACGTGGCACCGGTCTCGGTGCCCCACCGTATCCGGGGCCGGGCCTGGGTCTCCGGCTGGCTGACACGTGTACCCGGCGGGGCCGACCCCGGTCGGCGGACACTGCGGCTGGAGGTCGGCGAGGCGTACGTGGACGACCTGTGGGGCGCGGAGCCGGTGGAGGCGGACGCGTTCGCCGCCGCCGTACCGGACCCGCTCTCGGAGCACGAGACCGAACTGGTCCAGCATCTGCACGCCGCGCACAGCGCCGAGGTGGGGACGCTGCGCTCGCTCCTCGGCGGGCGGACCGGCGGGACGGCGGCCGTGCCGGTCGGCATCGACCGCTTCGGGCTGCGGGTCCGCTTCACGGGCGTCAACTGCTTCGACGCCCGCTTCGACTTCCCCGAACCGGTGCGGGACGTGACCGGACTGCGCCGCGCCATGCACGCCCTCTTCGCCGCGGCGGCCGGCGGCTGA
- a CDS encoding shikimate dehydrogenase, which produces MPTTRTTAHRAAVLGSPIAHSLSPVLHRAAYAELGLTHWSYDRFEVTETGLPAFLAGLDPSWAGLSLTMPLKRAVLPLLDTVSPTASSVEAVNTVVIDGDGRRTGDNTDIPGILAALRERGVTTVESAAVLGAGATASSALAALSRICTGPVTAYVRGPARAAEMREWGTRLGVDVRIADWSEAAGALGAPLVIATTPAGATDALAPHVPDRPGTLFDVLYDPWPTPLATAWSVRGGPVVGGLDLLVHQAVLQVELMTGRAPAPLAVMRAAGEHALGTRRA; this is translated from the coding sequence ATGCCGACGACTAGAACCACCGCGCACCGGGCCGCCGTTCTCGGCTCGCCCATCGCGCACTCGCTCTCCCCGGTGCTGCACCGGGCCGCGTACGCGGAACTGGGCCTCACCCACTGGTCGTACGACCGCTTCGAGGTCACGGAGACGGGACTCCCCGCGTTTCTGGCGGGTCTCGACCCGTCCTGGGCCGGACTCTCGCTGACCATGCCGCTGAAGCGGGCCGTCCTCCCGCTGCTGGACACGGTCAGCCCCACGGCGTCGTCGGTGGAGGCCGTCAACACGGTCGTCATCGACGGCGACGGCCGCCGTACCGGCGACAACACCGACATCCCCGGCATACTCGCCGCACTGCGTGAACGCGGCGTCACCACCGTGGAGTCGGCCGCCGTCCTCGGCGCCGGGGCGACCGCGTCGTCCGCGCTCGCCGCGCTCTCCCGTATCTGTACGGGACCGGTCACCGCCTACGTACGCGGCCCGGCCCGCGCGGCCGAGATGCGCGAGTGGGGGACCCGGCTCGGTGTCGACGTCCGTATCGCCGACTGGTCGGAGGCGGCCGGCGCGCTCGGCGCGCCGCTGGTGATCGCGACCACCCCGGCCGGCGCCACCGACGCCCTGGCCCCGCACGTCCCCGACCGCCCCGGCACCCTCTTCGACGTGCTGTACGACCCCTGGCCCACCCCCCTGGCCACCGCCTGGTCCGTCCGGGGCGGCCCCGTCGTGGGCGGGCTCGACCTCCTCGTGCACCAGGCCGTCCTCCAGGTCGAGCTGATGACCGGCCGCGCCCCCGCGCCGCTCGCGGTGATGCGCGCGGCCGGCGAACACGCGCTCGGCACCCGCCGGGCCTGA
- a CDS encoding DUF6167 family protein, producing the protein MFRRTFWFTAGAAAGVWATTKVHTKIRQLTPESLAAQAANKAVDAGHRLREFALDVRAGMAQRESELGEALGLDAPGAPQLPAGRRLPAVEPPAGGPYPAHRHDQRHDRTDRSHPRTPHNRNEDH; encoded by the coding sequence ATGTTCCGCCGTACGTTCTGGTTCACCGCGGGCGCGGCGGCCGGTGTGTGGGCCACCACCAAGGTCCACACCAAGATCCGCCAGTTGACCCCCGAGAGCCTCGCCGCGCAGGCGGCCAACAAGGCCGTCGACGCCGGACACCGGCTGCGGGAGTTCGCACTCGACGTCCGGGCCGGTATGGCCCAGCGCGAGTCCGAACTGGGCGAGGCACTGGGGCTCGACGCCCCCGGGGCTCCCCAACTCCCCGCCGGACGCCGCCTTCCGGCGGTCGAACCCCCGGCCGGGGGCCCGTACCCGGCACACCGTCACGACCAGCGTCACGACCGCACCGACCGATCCCACCCGCGCACACCGCACAACCGGAATGAGGACCACTGA
- the alaS gene encoding alanine--tRNA ligase, with amino-acid sequence MESAEIRRRWLSFFEERGHTVVPSASLIADDPTLLLVPAGMVPFKPYFLGEAKPPAPRLASVQKCVRTPDIEEVGKTTRHGTFFQMCGNFSFGDYFKEGVIPLAWELLTTPVANGGYGLDPERLWVTVYLDDDEAASVWTDKVGFPAERLQRLGKKENYWSMGVPGPCGPCSEIFYDRGPEFGEEGGPAVNDERYVEIWNLVFMQYERGAGDGKEDFEILGDLPSKNIDTGLGLERLAMVLQGVHNMFEIDTSMAVIDKATELTGVRYGADAASDVSLRVVTDHMRTSAMLIGDGVTPGNEGRGYVLRRILRRAVRNMRLLGATGPVVADLLDVVIRSMGEQYPELITDRSRIETVALAEEAAFLKAIKGGTNILDTAVTETKAAGGSVLAGDKAFLLHDTWGFPIDLTLEMAAEQGLSVDEDGFRRLMKEQRDRAKADARAKKTGHADLSAYRRVADTSGATEFTGYTGTESESVIVGLLVDGVPSPAATEGDEVEVVLDRTPFYAEGGGQLADQGRIRLDTGAVIQVRDVQQPVPGVSVHKGSVQVGEVTVGAPALAAIDTRRRRAIARAHSATHLTHQALRDALGPTAAQAGSENSPGRFRFDFGSPAAVPGTVLTDVEQKINEVLARELDVQAEVMSIDEAKKQGAIAEFGEKYGERVRVVTIGDFSKELCGGTHVGNTAQLGLVKLLGESSIGSGVRRIEALVGVDAYHFLAKEHTVVAQLQELVKGRSEELPERIAGMLAKLKDAEKEIEKFRAEKVLAAAAGLAGGAKDVRGTALVTGQVPDGTSADDLRRLVLDVRGRITGGRPAVVALFTTANGRPLTVIATNEAARERGLKAGDLVRAAAKALGGGGGGKPDVAQGGGQNPEAVGDAVAAVERLVAGTA; translated from the coding sequence ATGGAGTCGGCCGAAATCCGCCGCCGCTGGCTGAGCTTCTTCGAGGAGCGCGGCCACACCGTCGTTCCCTCGGCGTCGCTCATCGCGGACGACCCGACTCTGCTTCTGGTCCCCGCGGGCATGGTGCCCTTCAAGCCGTACTTCCTCGGTGAGGCCAAGCCGCCCGCCCCGCGTCTGGCCAGCGTCCAGAAGTGCGTCCGTACGCCGGACATCGAAGAGGTCGGCAAGACCACCCGGCACGGCACGTTCTTCCAGATGTGCGGCAACTTCTCCTTCGGTGACTACTTCAAGGAAGGCGTCATCCCGCTCGCCTGGGAGCTGCTCACCACCCCGGTGGCGAACGGCGGTTACGGCCTGGACCCGGAGCGGCTGTGGGTCACGGTCTACCTGGACGACGACGAGGCCGCCTCGGTCTGGACCGACAAGGTCGGTTTCCCCGCCGAACGGCTCCAGCGCCTGGGCAAGAAGGAGAACTACTGGTCCATGGGCGTGCCCGGCCCCTGCGGACCCTGCTCGGAGATCTTCTACGACCGGGGCCCGGAGTTCGGCGAGGAGGGCGGCCCCGCCGTCAACGACGAGCGCTACGTGGAGATCTGGAACCTGGTCTTCATGCAGTACGAGCGCGGCGCCGGCGACGGCAAGGAGGACTTCGAGATCCTCGGAGACCTCCCGTCCAAGAACATCGACACCGGCCTCGGCCTCGAACGGCTCGCCATGGTGCTCCAGGGCGTGCACAACATGTTCGAGATCGACACGTCGATGGCCGTCATCGACAAGGCCACCGAACTGACCGGGGTCCGCTACGGCGCCGACGCCGCCTCCGACGTCTCGCTGCGCGTCGTCACCGACCACATGCGCACCTCCGCCATGCTCATCGGCGACGGCGTCACCCCCGGCAACGAGGGCCGCGGGTACGTGCTGCGCCGCATCCTGCGCCGTGCCGTCCGCAACATGCGCCTGCTCGGCGCCACCGGCCCGGTCGTCGCCGACCTGCTCGACGTGGTCATCCGGTCGATGGGCGAGCAGTACCCCGAACTGATCACCGACCGAAGCCGCATCGAGACCGTCGCGCTCGCCGAGGAGGCCGCCTTCCTCAAGGCCATCAAGGGCGGCACCAACATCCTCGACACCGCCGTCACCGAGACGAAGGCCGCCGGCGGTTCGGTCCTCGCCGGCGACAAGGCGTTCCTGCTCCACGACACCTGGGGCTTCCCGATCGACCTCACCCTCGAAATGGCCGCCGAACAGGGACTGTCGGTGGACGAGGACGGCTTCCGGCGGCTCATGAAGGAGCAGCGGGACCGGGCCAAGGCCGACGCCAGGGCCAAGAAGACCGGCCACGCCGACCTCTCCGCGTACCGCCGGGTCGCCGACACCTCCGGTGCCACCGAGTTCACCGGCTACACCGGCACCGAGAGCGAGTCGGTGATCGTCGGCCTGCTCGTCGACGGTGTGCCGTCGCCCGCCGCCACCGAGGGCGACGAGGTGGAGGTCGTCCTCGACCGCACCCCGTTCTACGCCGAGGGCGGCGGCCAGCTCGCCGACCAGGGCCGCATCAGGCTCGACACCGGCGCCGTCATCCAGGTCCGGGACGTCCAGCAGCCGGTCCCCGGTGTCTCCGTGCACAAGGGATCCGTGCAGGTCGGTGAAGTCACCGTCGGCGCCCCGGCGTTGGCCGCCATCGACACCCGCCGCCGACGGGCCATCGCCCGCGCCCACAGCGCCACCCACCTGACCCACCAGGCGCTGCGCGACGCCCTCGGCCCGACGGCCGCGCAGGCCGGCTCGGAGAACTCGCCGGGCCGCTTCCGCTTCGACTTCGGCTCGCCCGCCGCCGTACCCGGCACGGTGCTGACCGACGTCGAGCAGAAGATCAACGAGGTGCTGGCCCGGGAACTCGACGTCCAGGCCGAGGTCATGTCCATCGACGAGGCCAAGAAGCAGGGCGCCATCGCCGAGTTCGGCGAGAAGTACGGCGAGCGGGTGCGTGTCGTCACCATCGGCGACTTCTCCAAGGAGCTGTGCGGCGGCACGCACGTGGGCAACACCGCCCAGCTCGGGCTGGTCAAGCTGCTCGGCGAGTCCTCGATCGGCTCCGGGGTGCGCCGGATCGAGGCCCTGGTGGGCGTCGACGCCTACCACTTCCTCGCCAAGGAGCACACGGTCGTCGCCCAGCTCCAGGAGCTGGTCAAGGGCCGCTCCGAGGAACTGCCGGAGCGGATCGCCGGCATGCTCGCCAAGCTGAAGGACGCCGAGAAGGAGATCGAGAAGTTCCGGGCGGAGAAGGTGCTGGCCGCCGCCGCCGGACTGGCCGGGGGTGCCAAGGACGTACGGGGTACGGCGCTGGTCACCGGTCAGGTGCCGGACGGCACGTCGGCCGACGACCTGCGCCGGCTGGTCCTCGACGTACGCGGCCGGATCACCGGCGGCCGGCCCGCCGTCGTCGCCCTGTTCACGACGGCGAACGGACGCCCGCTGACGGTCATCGCCACCAACGAGGCGGCCCGTGAGCGCGGTCTCAAGGCCGGTGACCTGGTCCGCGCCGCCGCCAAGGCCCTCGGGGGCGGCGGTGGCGGCAAGCCGGACGTCGCGCAGGGCGGCGGTCAGAACCCGGAGGCCGTCGGTGACGCCGTGGCCGCCGTCGAGCGCCTTGTCGCCGGGACGGCCTGA
- a CDS encoding DUF948 domain-containing protein has translation MTGGEVAGILVAVFWAVLVTLLAVVLVRLAQTLRATTKLVADVTEQAVPLLADASATVRAAQTQLDRVDAIATDVQEVTSNASALSTTVASTFGGPLVKVAAFGYGVRRAMSRKPAADPAPADRRTPAPAARGRRTVIVGRTVPSARRSRKQKG, from the coding sequence GTGACCGGTGGAGAGGTTGCCGGAATCCTGGTGGCCGTCTTCTGGGCGGTGCTGGTCACCCTCCTCGCCGTGGTGCTGGTGAGGCTGGCCCAGACGCTCAGGGCGACCACCAAACTCGTCGCGGACGTGACCGAACAGGCCGTACCGCTGCTCGCGGACGCCTCGGCGACCGTTCGCGCGGCACAGACCCAGCTCGACCGGGTCGACGCCATCGCGACCGACGTCCAGGAGGTCACCTCCAACGCCTCGGCGCTCTCCACGACCGTGGCGTCGACCTTCGGCGGCCCCCTGGTGAAGGTCGCGGCCTTCGGCTACGGGGTGCGGCGCGCGATGAGCCGCAAGCCCGCCGCCGACCCGGCGCCCGCCGACCGCAGGACACCGGCACCGGCCGCGCGCGGCCGTCGTACGGTGATCGTGGGCAGGACCGTCCCGTCCGCCCGACGCAGCAGGAAGCAGAAGGGCTGA
- a CDS encoding vitamin K epoxide reductase family protein has translation MTRTTHDDASTDGVSTDDVSFGRQRPGTPVLLGAGWGLAWLLVVSGAAGVLASWVITLDKFRLLEDPGFTPGCSLNPVVSCGNIMKSAQASVFGFPNPMLGLVTFAVVGCVGLGLLAGARYGVWFWRGLNAGMLFGVGFCSWLQYQSLYVIGSLCLWCCLAWVATIVMFSYVTAFNVTRGVVPAPAGVRVALGEFAWVVPVLWTGIVGMLILTRWWDFWTS, from the coding sequence ATGACACGTACGACGCACGACGACGCTTCCACCGACGGGGTGTCGACCGACGACGTCTCCTTCGGCCGCCAGCGGCCCGGCACCCCCGTCCTCCTTGGTGCGGGGTGGGGGTTGGCGTGGTTGTTGGTGGTGTCGGGTGCGGCGGGTGTGCTGGCGTCGTGGGTGATCACGCTGGACAAGTTCAGGCTGTTGGAGGATCCGGGGTTCACGCCGGGGTGCAGTCTGAATCCGGTGGTGTCGTGCGGGAACATCATGAAGAGTGCGCAGGCGTCGGTGTTCGGGTTTCCGAATCCGATGCTGGGGCTGGTGACGTTCGCGGTGGTGGGGTGTGTGGGGCTGGGGTTGCTGGCGGGGGCGCGGTACGGGGTGTGGTTCTGGCGGGGGCTGAATGCGGGGATGCTGTTCGGTGTGGGGTTCTGTTCGTGGTTGCAGTATCAGTCGTTGTATGTGATCGGGTCGTTGTGTCTGTGGTGCTGTCTGGCGTGGGTGGCGACGATCGTGATGTTCTCGTATGTGACGGCGTTCAATGTGACGCGGGGGGTGGTGCCGGCTCCCGCGGGGGTGCGGGTGGCGCTGGGGGAGTTCGCGTGGGTGGTCCCGGTGCTGTGGACGGGGATCGTCGGGATGCTGATCCTGACCCGCTGGTGGGACTTCTGGACCAGCTGA
- the mltG gene encoding endolytic transglycosylase MltG yields the protein MTDYGRGRGPEPWDPEDPLYGDQGWGAQQAEDGRPPYDAQAQQQQPQHPQQQQYDPQYGGGGWETGQQQYVQQQPQQPQQPQHPQQQQYDPQYGGGGWDTGQQQYVQQQPQQQHQQPQQQYDQQYPDQQQYDQHYPDQGYGNQQQYAARPDDPSYGGGWDTGRQAAVPGGTHPGDPYAGGPADGYAGGNPDPYSTPQQQQQPPARPQERRRPAPPVAEPESDWDGPQPEETHPFFTGADGGDGDDDRRERGARDGRRRRERDDEPDEPEYDDEDESRRGGGGRDRRGASKKKRRGGSACLVASLVLVAGTAGGGYYAYQFWQERFGPAPDFAGAGAGAVQVEIPQGAGLAEMGGLLRDAGVVKSAQAFIDAAGEHPKGEAIQPGVYPLKKEMSAKAAVELMTNPANLNSLTIREGIRAVQVYEFIDEKLKVKPGTTAAVAKEEADSLGLPEWADDGEDSDRIKDPLEGFLYPARYEIGEKTKPEDILKKMVARANQEYEKHDLEASAEELGLDSPLDVITVASLVQAEGITHDDFKKMAAVVYNRLKPTNTDTNQKLEFDSTFNYLKNQSEIDISTSEIRNFDDRYNTYFYKGLPPGPIGNPGADAINATMAPDTGAWMFFISIDGKTTQFTKTLAEHEKLVAEFNERRKNADD from the coding sequence ATGACTGACTATGGCCGGGGTCGAGGCCCTGAACCGTGGGACCCCGAGGACCCCCTGTACGGGGACCAGGGGTGGGGAGCGCAGCAGGCCGAGGACGGCCGGCCTCCTTACGACGCCCAGGCTCAGCAGCAGCAGCCGCAGCATCCCCAACAGCAGCAGTACGACCCGCAGTACGGCGGCGGTGGCTGGGAGACGGGACAGCAGCAGTACGTCCAGCAGCAGCCGCAACAACCCCAGCAGCCGCAGCACCCGCAACAGCAGCAGTACGACCCGCAGTACGGCGGGGGCGGCTGGGACACGGGTCAGCAGCAGTACGTCCAGCAGCAGCCGCAACAGCAGCACCAACAGCCGCAGCAGCAGTACGACCAGCAGTACCCGGACCAGCAGCAGTACGACCAGCACTACCCCGACCAGGGGTACGGCAACCAGCAGCAGTACGCCGCGCGCCCCGACGACCCTTCGTACGGCGGCGGTTGGGACACCGGGCGGCAGGCGGCCGTGCCCGGGGGCACCCACCCGGGCGACCCCTACGCGGGCGGCCCCGCCGACGGTTACGCGGGCGGGAACCCCGACCCGTACAGCACCCCCCAGCAGCAGCAACAGCCGCCCGCCCGCCCCCAGGAGCGCCGCCGTCCCGCGCCGCCCGTGGCCGAGCCGGAGAGCGACTGGGACGGCCCGCAGCCCGAGGAGACGCACCCGTTCTTCACCGGTGCCGACGGGGGCGACGGGGACGACGACCGCCGTGAGCGGGGCGCCCGCGACGGCCGCAGGCGCCGTGAGCGCGACGACGAGCCCGACGAGCCGGAGTACGACGACGAGGACGAGAGCCGGCGCGGTGGCGGCGGCCGTGACCGCCGGGGCGCTTCGAAGAAGAAGCGGAGGGGCGGCAGCGCCTGTCTGGTGGCCTCCCTCGTCCTGGTCGCCGGGACGGCCGGCGGCGGGTACTACGCGTACCAGTTCTGGCAGGAGCGCTTCGGCCCGGCCCCGGACTTCGCGGGCGCCGGCGCCGGCGCCGTCCAGGTCGAGATCCCGCAGGGCGCGGGCCTCGCCGAGATGGGCGGGCTGCTCAGGGACGCCGGTGTGGTGAAGAGCGCGCAGGCGTTCATCGACGCGGCGGGCGAACACCCCAAGGGCGAGGCCATCCAGCCCGGCGTCTATCCGCTGAAGAAGGAGATGTCGGCGAAGGCCGCGGTCGAGTTGATGACCAATCCGGCCAACCTGAACTCGCTGACCATCCGCGAGGGAATCCGCGCCGTCCAGGTCTACGAATTCATCGACGAGAAGCTGAAGGTCAAGCCGGGCACCACGGCCGCCGTCGCCAAGGAGGAGGCCGACAGTCTCGGTCTGCCCGAATGGGCCGACGACGGCGAGGACAGCGACCGGATAAAGGACCCGCTCGAAGGGTTCCTCTACCCCGCGCGCTACGAGATCGGTGAGAAGACCAAGCCCGAGGACATCCTCAAGAAGATGGTCGCGCGGGCCAACCAGGAGTACGAGAAGCACGACCTGGAGGCGTCGGCAGAGGAACTGGGTCTCGACTCGCCCCTCGACGTCATCACCGTCGCCAGCCTCGTGCAGGCCGAGGGCATCACGCACGACGACTTCAAGAAGATGGCGGCCGTCGTCTACAACCGCCTCAAGCCGACGAACACCGACACCAACCAGAAGCTCGAATTCGACTCGACCTTCAACTATCTGAAGAACCAGAGCGAGATCGACATCTCCACCTCGGAGATCCGGAACTTCGACGACCGGTACAACACCTATTTCTACAAGGGTCTTCCGCCGGGTCCGATCGGAAATCCGGGCGCCGACGCGATCAACGCCACCATGGCCCCGGACACGGGCGCCTGGATGTTCTTCATCTCCATCGACGGCAAGACCACCCAATTCACCAAGACCCTGGCCGAGCACGAGAAGCTCGTCGCGGAGTTCAACGAACGACGGAAGAATGCCGACGACTAG
- the ruvX gene encoding Holliday junction resolvase RuvX gives MTALARRGRRLAVDVGDARIGVASCDPDGVLATPVETVPGRDVPAAHRRLARLVEEYEPIEVVVGLPRSLSGREGPAAVKVRAFAEEMARRIAPVPVRLVDERMTTVTAGQGLRASGVTARKGRSVIDQVAAVIILQNALESERSSGAPPGEGVRVQD, from the coding sequence ATGACGGCGCTCGCGCGCCGGGGCCGCAGACTGGCCGTGGACGTCGGGGACGCCCGGATCGGGGTCGCCTCGTGCGACCCCGACGGGGTCCTCGCGACGCCGGTGGAGACCGTGCCGGGACGCGACGTCCCGGCCGCCCACCGGCGGCTCGCGCGGTTGGTGGAGGAGTACGAGCCGATCGAGGTCGTGGTCGGCCTGCCGCGCTCGCTGAGCGGCCGGGAAGGCCCGGCGGCGGTCAAGGTCCGGGCGTTCGCGGAGGAGATGGCCCGCCGGATCGCCCCGGTCCCGGTGCGGCTCGTGGATGAGAGAATGACCACGGTGACCGCCGGTCAGGGGCTGCGTGCCTCGGGTGTGACGGCCAGGAAGGGCCGGTCCGTCATCGACCAGGTGGCGGCTGTCATCATTCTCCAGAACGCGCTGGAGTCCGAGAGATCATCGGGCGCACCGCCCGGTGAGGGCGTGCGCGTTCAGGACTGA